Proteins encoded within one genomic window of Glycine soja cultivar W05 chromosome 1, ASM419377v2, whole genome shotgun sequence:
- the LOC114424067 gene encoding protein DETOXIFICATION 56-like, translated as MSATLTCKLGDNNLSLNDKNDQPPSPPQPLQKCPANMVSMVVSELRIQRGIALPMVAMNLAWFAKTAITTAFLGRLGELSLAGGALGFTFANVTGFSVLNGLCGAMEPICGQAHGAKNFRLLHKTLLMAISLLLLVSLPITFLWLNVDKILILFGQQQDISTVARTYVSCLIPDLFVASLFCPLKAYLSCQSITLPTMFSSAVALAFHIPINLVLSRTMGLRGVSMAVWITDLIVVVLLAIYVLILENKKESMWKEGGWWDQSIEDWIRLLKLCGSCCLNTCLEWWCYEILVLLTGHLTNAKQAVGVLAIVLNFDYLLFSVMLSLATCVSTRVSNELGANQAGLAYRSACVSLALGFISGCIGSLVMVAARGIWGPLFSHDMAIIKGVKKTMLLMALVEVFNFPLAVCGGIVRGTARPWLGMYANLGGFYFLALPLGVVFAFKLCLGLVGLLIGLLTGIVTCLTLLLVFIARLNWVEEAAKAQTLTGQEQVKELSKYDAEERIDAHEKDVV; from the coding sequence ATGTCAGCAACCTTAACATGTAAACTAGGAGACAACAACCTAAGCTTAAACGATAAAAACGACCAACCCCCTTCACCTCCTCAGCCCCTACAAAAATGCCCTGCCAATATGGTTTCGATGGTGGTCTCAGAGCTAAGAATTCAACGAGGAATAGCCCTTCCAATGGTGGCCATGAATTTGGCTTGGTTTGCCAAGACAGCCATCACAACAGCATTTTTAGGCCGTCTTGGGGAGCTTAGTTTAGCAGGTGGAGCTCTCGGCTTCACTTTTGCTAATGTCACTGGCTTCTCTGTCCTCAATGGTCTATGTGGTGCCATGGAACCCATATGTGGACAGGCTCATGGTGCCAAAAACTTCAGGCTCCTTCACAAGACCCTTCTCATGGCAATCTCGTTGTTGCTATTGGTATCACTTCCCATCACTTTCTTGTGGCTTAATGTTGACAAGATTTTGatcctttttggccagcaacaAGACATCTCCACTGTTGCCAGGACCTATGTTTCATGTCTCATTCCTGACTTGTTTGTTGCCTCACTCTTCTGCCCCTTAAAAGCCTACTTGAGTTGTCAGAGCATAACTCTTCCCACCATGTTTAGTTCTGCTGTGGCACTAGCCTTCCACATACCAATTAACTTAGTGCTCTCAAGGACCATGGGCCTCAGAGGAGTTTCCATGGCAGTTTGGATAACTGATCTTATTGTCGTGGTTTTGCTAGccatttatgttttaattcttGAGAACAAAAAGGAAAGCATGTGGAAGGAAGGAGGGTGGTGGGATCAGAGCATTGAAGATTGGATAAGGCTGCTCAAGCTTTGTGGATCATGCTGCCTCAACACATGCCTTGAGTGGTGGTGTTATGAGATTCTAGTTTTACTTACTGGCCACCTCACAAATGCTAAGCAAGCAGTGGGAGTTTTGGCCATTGTGCTAAACTTCGACTATTTGCTTTTCTCAGTGATGCTGTCACTAGCCACTTGTGTTTCCACACGTGTCTCAAATGAGCTTGGTGCGAACCAAGCTGGTCTTGCTTACCGATCAGCATGTGTGTCTCTGGCATTGGGCTTTATCTCTGGTTGCATAGGTAGCTTGGTGATGGTGGCTGCCAGGGGAATTTGGGGGCCACTGTTTAGCCATGATATGGCAATTATAAAGGGAGTAAAGAAGACAATGTTGCTGATGGCTCTGGTTGAAGTGTTTAATTTTCCGCTGGCAGTTTGTGGAGGCATAGTTCGAGGGACAGCACGACCCTGGTTGGGCATGTACGCGAATCTAGGTGGATTTTATTTCCTTGCTCTGCCACTTGGTGTTGTTTTTGCCTTCAAGCTCTGTCTTGGGCTTGTTGGACTCCTCATTGGACTTCTGACTGGTATTGTTACCTGCTTGACGCTGTTATTGGTATTTATTGCGCGGTTAAATTGGGTGGAGGAAGCTGCCAAGGCACAAACACTAACAGGCCAAGAGCAGGTTAAGGAACTTTCCAAATATGACGCAGAAGAACGAATTGACGCCCATGAAAAAGATGTAGTGTAA